The proteins below come from a single Alnus glutinosa chromosome 9, dhAlnGlut1.1, whole genome shotgun sequence genomic window:
- the LOC133878403 gene encoding sister chromatid cohesion protein PDS5 homolog E-like — protein sequence MDKKDLAKKRNKKAYGSVTRKRTSGRNKSKNASVDNELAVGTLKDEVMRKAVVGRSKREESAAEKSSKSKDVDLDDDLKIGARKTEVMRKASGNKPGGEKSVAKQGRSKDVTVDDNLTMEVLKTKVRGKVAGDKSKGEKSVAKKSSKLKDSDVDDALKIGVLKDVVRRQVSGGKSMGEKSGARKGKAGGGAKLIVKEEDAEETMMEDSKEDTSTPVKRRRGADGEIVRAFFLSPDRSSSRLRPRKEVPAFRLVDLGDDDNDKIIGKRVKVYWSGSRKWFTGCVKAFDYEKKLHNILYEDGDREMLDLRKERFELEIMPTDSFKLRTKPNSDEVKGLDGEKVGAETLNEDIEMVDAEKVAKQLEPKKKTPSERSSKEGKDPEDNNAEEVDVLSEKAKQVVIDEALNVEEPPDASNEKEQDESKMDEEATEVVRTESNSEVKELRSDNVEGSRKTMKDDFIKVGNAKSEKKRVSSKKRATPRAVKKRSFRSQSRKESEEKEDLDANVEVVSHLDEIKNNIIHGDVDVDKSMEANYQEDGEKTDSIAKEQCEEKCGISSETQHDTTDLNVEKKEDDLVEKQIEIEDRKVSKEVRNRLSLSSNPQCVEDGMEDLAENAEVSVLPNEVEEKVRNRKINVEGPMDVDTGKNFNETETLLKAANEGACDMSGDVLPKLPKAQEEDPEILQGKLTEISESEEGICQKGNLTRHQG from the coding sequence ATGGATAAAAAAGATTTGGCTAAGAAAAGGAATAAGAAGGCTTATGGATCTGTAACTCGAAAAAGGACCAGTGGtagaaacaaatcaaaaaatgcTTCTGTAGATAATGAGCTGGCAGTAGGGACTCTGAAGGACGAAGTAATGAGAAAGGCTGTTGTTGGTAGGTCTAAGAGGGAGGAATCTGCTGCAGAAAAAAGTAGTAAATCCAAAGATGTTGATTTAGATGATGATCTGAAAATAGGGGCCCGGAAGACTGAAGTAATGAGGAAGGCTTCTGGTAACAAGCCTGGGGGGGAGAAGTCTGTTGCCAAACAGGGTAGATCTAAGGATGTAACTGTAGATGATAATCTGACAATGGAGGTTTTGAAGACTAAAGTAAGGGGGAAGGTTGCTGGTGATAAGTCTAAGGGAGAGAAATCTGTGGCCAAAAAGAGCAGCAAATTGAAAGACAGTGATGTAGATGATGCTCTAAAAATAGGGGTCCTGAAGGATGTAGTAAGGAGGCAGGTTTCTGGTGGTAAGTCTATGGGAGAGAAATCTGGAGCAAGAAAGGGTAAGGCAGGAGGTGGGGCCAAACTTATTGTGAAAGAAGAGGATGCAGAGGAAACTATGATGGAGGACAGTAAAGAGGACACATCTACTCCAGTGAAGCGAAGGAGGGGAGCAGATGGGGAAATAGTGCGGGCATTTTTTTTGTCCCCAGATAGAAGTTCATCTAGGCTTCGCCCAAGAAAGGAGGTGCCTGCTTTCCGGTTGGTAGATTTGGGCGATGATGACAATGATAAGATCATTGGCAAAAGAGTTAAGGTTTACTGGTCTGGATCACGAAAATGGTTTACCGGATGCGTCAAAGCTTTTGATTACGAGAAGAAGCTGCATAATATTCTCTATGAAGATGGTGATCGTGAAATGTTGGATTTGAGGAAAGAGCGGTTTGAGCTTGAAATTATGCCTACTGACAGTTTCAAGTTGAGAACCAAACCCAATTCTGATGAAGTGAAGGGTTTGGATGGTGAAAAGGTCGGTGCTGAAACTTTGAATGAGGATATTGAGATGGTGGATGCTGAGAAAGTGGCAAAGCAGTTGGAGCCAAAGAAGAAAACTCCATCAGAGAGATCTTCCAAAGAAGGGAAAGATCCTGAAGATAATAATGCAGAAGAAGTGGATGTGCTTTCTGAAAAAGCTAAGCAGGTGGTCATTGATGAGGCTCTTAATGTTGAAGAACCTCCTGATGCTAGTAATGAAAAAGAGCAAGATGAGTCTAAAATGGATGAAGAAGCCACAGAAGTTGTTAGAACGGAATCCAATTCTGAGGTGAAAGAATTGAGGTCTGATAATGTGGAAGGGAGCAGAAAAACTATGAAAGATGACTTCATTAAGGTAGGCAATGCTAAATCAGAGAAAAAGCGTGTGAGCTCAAAGAAAAGAGCAACTCCCAGAGCTGTGAAAAAGAGAAGCTTCAGGTCTCAGAGCAGGAAAGAAAGCGAAGAGAAAGAGGACCTGGATGCAAATGTGGAAGTTGTTTCACACCTTGATGAAATTAAGAACAATATTATACATGGTGATGTTGATGTTGACAAATCCATGGAAGCTAACTATCAGGAGGATGGTGAGAAGACTGATTCTATTGCAAAAGAACAATGTGAAGAAAAATGTGGAATTTCATCTGAAACCCAACATGACACAACAGATCTCAATGtcgagaagaaagaagatgatCTGGTAGAAAAGCAGATTGAGATAGAAGATAGAAAGGTTTCAAAAGAAGTTAGAAATAGGTTGAGTTTGAGCTCAAATCCTCAATGTGTGGAAGATGGTATGGAGGACCTTGCTGAAAATGCTGAAGTTTCTGTTCTTCCTAATGAAGTCGAGGAGAAAGTgagaaacagaaaaatcaatGTTGAAGGGCCCATGGATGTTGATACTGGGAAAAATTTCAATGAGACGGAAACACTTTTGAAAGCAGCAAATGAAGGGGCCTGTGATATGTCTGGTGATGTGCTGCCTAAGTTACCAAAAGCTCAAGAAGAAGATCCTGAAATTCTGCAGGGTAAACTGACTGAGATCAGTGAATCTGAAGAAGGAATATGCCAGAAGGGAAACTTGACCAGGCACCAAGGATAG